From the genome of Amycolatopsis sp. NBC_01488, one region includes:
- a CDS encoding bifunctional aldolase/short-chain dehydrogenase — MTVPEQLIARSNALGADPRNTNYAGGNTSAKGAVTDPVTGTPTDVLWVKGSGGDLGTLKECGLAVLRLDRLRSLVDVYPGVEREDEMVAAFDYCLHGRGGAAPSIDTAMHGLVEAPHVDHLHPDSGIALATAADGAALTKECFGDRVAWVDWRRPGFQLGLDIAAVKAANPQAIGVILGGHGITAWGATSEECERNSLDIIRTAEEFLASRGIAEPFGPVVPGFEALPETERHARAAALAPVVRGLASTDQRQVGHYTDSDVVLDFLAREKLAALAALGTSCPDHFLRTKVRPLVVDLPATAPLEDVVARLKELHGEYRDAYRAYYERHATPDSPAMRGADPAIVLVPGVGMFSFGKDKQTARVAGEFYVNAINVMRGAEAVSSYAPIPESEKFRIEYWALEEAKLQRMPKPKPLAGRIALVTGAASGIGKAIAQRLAAEGACVAIADLNASAAEETATEIGNADKAIAVTADVTDADAVQAAMDATVLAFGGIDLVVNNAGLSISKPLLETTERDWDLQHDVMAKGSFLVARAAAKAMIDQGIGGDVVYISSKNSVFAGPNNVAYGAAKADQAHQVRLLAAELGAHGIRVNGVNPDGVVQGSGIFAGGWGAQRAAVYGVEESKLGEFYAQRTILKREVLPEHVAAAVFALTGGDLTHTTGLHVPVDAGVAAAFLR; from the coding sequence CGACCCGGTGACCGGCACGCCGACGGACGTGCTGTGGGTCAAGGGCTCCGGCGGCGACCTCGGCACGCTCAAGGAATGCGGGCTCGCGGTGCTGCGCCTCGACCGGCTGCGGTCCCTGGTGGACGTCTACCCGGGCGTCGAGCGCGAGGACGAGATGGTCGCCGCGTTCGACTACTGCCTGCACGGCCGAGGCGGCGCGGCACCCTCGATCGACACGGCGATGCACGGCCTGGTCGAGGCCCCGCACGTCGACCACCTGCACCCCGACTCCGGCATCGCGCTGGCCACGGCGGCCGACGGCGCGGCGCTGACGAAGGAATGCTTCGGCGACCGCGTCGCGTGGGTGGACTGGCGGCGGCCCGGCTTCCAGCTGGGCCTGGACATCGCCGCGGTCAAGGCGGCCAACCCGCAGGCCATCGGCGTGATCCTCGGCGGCCACGGCATCACGGCGTGGGGTGCCACCTCGGAAGAGTGCGAGCGGAACTCGCTCGACATCATCCGGACCGCCGAGGAGTTCCTGGCCTCGCGCGGCATCGCCGAGCCGTTCGGGCCGGTCGTCCCGGGTTTCGAGGCGCTCCCCGAAACCGAGCGGCACGCGCGTGCCGCGGCCCTGGCGCCGGTGGTCCGCGGGCTGGCCTCGACCGACCAGCGGCAGGTCGGGCACTACACCGACAGCGACGTCGTGCTCGACTTCCTGGCGCGCGAGAAGCTCGCGGCCCTCGCGGCTCTCGGGACGTCGTGCCCGGACCACTTCCTGCGTACCAAGGTCCGGCCGCTGGTGGTGGATCTCCCCGCGACGGCGCCACTGGAGGACGTCGTCGCGCGGCTGAAGGAGCTGCACGGCGAGTACCGCGACGCCTACCGCGCCTACTACGAGCGGCACGCCACCCCGGACTCGCCCGCGATGCGCGGCGCCGACCCGGCGATCGTGCTCGTCCCGGGTGTCGGGATGTTCTCCTTCGGCAAGGACAAGCAGACCGCGCGCGTGGCGGGCGAGTTCTACGTCAACGCGATCAACGTCATGCGCGGCGCAGAGGCCGTTTCCTCCTACGCGCCGATCCCCGAGAGCGAGAAGTTCCGGATCGAGTACTGGGCGCTCGAGGAGGCGAAGCTACAGCGGATGCCGAAGCCCAAGCCTCTCGCCGGGCGGATCGCGCTGGTGACCGGGGCGGCGTCGGGCATCGGCAAGGCCATCGCCCAGCGGCTCGCCGCCGAGGGCGCCTGCGTCGCCATCGCCGACCTCAACGCCTCGGCCGCCGAGGAAACGGCGACCGAGATCGGGAACGCGGACAAGGCGATCGCGGTCACCGCCGACGTCACCGACGCCGACGCGGTCCAGGCCGCGATGGACGCCACCGTGCTCGCCTTCGGCGGGATCGACCTGGTCGTCAACAACGCCGGGCTGTCCATCTCGAAGCCGCTGCTGGAAACCACCGAGCGCGACTGGGACCTCCAGCACGACGTGATGGCCAAGGGCTCGTTCCTGGTCGCGCGGGCGGCGGCCAAGGCGATGATCGATCAGGGCATCGGCGGCGACGTCGTGTACATCTCGTCGAAGAACTCGGTGTTCGCGGGTCCGAACAACGTCGCCTACGGCGCGGCGAAGGCCGACCAGGCCCACCAGGTCCGGCTGCTGGCCGCCGAGCTGGGCGCGCACGGCATCCGCGTCAACGGCGTCAACCCCGACGGCGTCGTCCAGGGCTCCGGCATCTTCGCCGGCGGCTGGGGCGCCCAGCGCGCCGCCGTCTACGGCGTCGAGGAGTCGAAGCTCGGCGAGTTCTACGCCCAGCGGACCATCCTCAAGCGCGAAGTGCTGCCCGAGCACGTCGCGGCCGCGGTGTTCGCCCTCACCGGCGGCGACCTCACCCACACCACCGGCCTGCACGTGCCGGTGGACGCCGGGGTGGCCGCCGCGTTCCTGCGATAG
- a CDS encoding L-fucose/L-arabinose isomerase family protein: MTLDRITPRKTRVGLVSGGLGAYWPQFPSLLPQLAASARRVADRLSEMDCEIVDAGFVSDAQQGAAAAEKLRVAGCDLIVGFLTTYLTSSMLAPVAQRSGAPVLLLNLQPTEAMDHESFDTGAWLAYCGACPLPEMANAFRRVDVEFRSVSGYLEDARAWTRIERWIKAAGVRAALRHGRHGLLGHLYPGMMDVSTDPTLVSGQLGGHVEILEVDDLRVRVEKVTDDETAARVALAREVFTVDESVVDEDFAWGARVSVALDRLVEDFSLDSLAYYHRGLDGETHERVGAGFILGASLLTARGIPAVGEYELRTSLAMLVMDRLGAGGSFTELQALNFRDNVVEMGHDGPAHLGISARKPLLRGLGVYHGKRGWGVSVEFDVKHGPVTLCGLGQRRDGTFTLIASEGTVVPGPLLRIGNTTSRVDFGCDPGEWTDAWSASGIAHHWALGTGHRVAELTAVADLLGLELTVVNP, encoded by the coding sequence ATGACCCTCGACCGCATCACGCCGCGCAAGACCCGCGTCGGGCTCGTTTCCGGCGGGCTCGGCGCCTACTGGCCGCAGTTCCCGTCGCTGCTGCCGCAGCTGGCAGCCTCGGCCCGGCGTGTCGCCGACCGACTGTCCGAAATGGACTGTGAAATCGTCGACGCCGGGTTCGTCTCGGACGCGCAGCAGGGCGCGGCCGCCGCGGAAAAGCTGCGGGTGGCCGGCTGTGACCTGATCGTCGGGTTCCTCACGACCTACCTGACCTCCAGCATGCTGGCGCCGGTCGCGCAGCGCTCGGGCGCGCCGGTGCTGCTGCTCAACCTGCAGCCCACCGAGGCGATGGACCACGAGTCCTTCGACACCGGCGCGTGGCTGGCCTACTGCGGGGCTTGCCCGCTCCCGGAGATGGCCAACGCGTTCCGCCGCGTCGATGTCGAGTTCCGCTCGGTGTCCGGCTACCTCGAGGACGCGCGCGCCTGGACGCGGATCGAGCGCTGGATCAAGGCCGCGGGCGTCCGTGCGGCGCTGCGGCACGGACGGCACGGCCTGCTCGGGCACCTCTACCCGGGCATGATGGACGTCTCCACCGACCCGACCCTGGTGTCCGGCCAGCTCGGCGGGCACGTCGAGATCCTGGAGGTCGACGACCTGCGCGTGCGGGTCGAGAAGGTCACCGACGACGAAACCGCCGCACGCGTCGCCCTGGCGCGCGAAGTGTTCACTGTGGACGAGTCCGTAGTGGACGAAGACTTCGCCTGGGGCGCGCGGGTTTCCGTGGCGCTCGACCGGCTCGTCGAAGACTTCTCCCTCGACTCCCTGGCCTACTACCACCGCGGCCTCGACGGCGAGACCCACGAGCGGGTCGGCGCCGGGTTCATCCTCGGTGCGTCCCTGCTGACCGCGCGCGGCATCCCGGCCGTCGGCGAGTACGAGCTGCGGACGTCCCTCGCGATGCTGGTCATGGACCGCCTCGGCGCGGGCGGCTCGTTCACCGAGCTGCAGGCACTGAACTTCCGCGACAACGTGGTCGAGATGGGCCACGACGGCCCGGCGCACCTCGGCATCAGCGCGCGCAAGCCGCTGCTGCGCGGCCTCGGCGTCTACCACGGCAAGCGCGGCTGGGGCGTGTCGGTGGAGTTCGACGTCAAGCACGGGCCGGTGACGCTGTGCGGGCTCGGGCAGCGGCGCGACGGGACGTTCACGCTCATCGCGTCCGAAGGCACGGTCGTGCCCGGGCCGCTGCTGCGGATCGGCAACACGACCTCGCGCGTCGACTTCGGCTGCGACCCGGGGGAGTGGACCGACGCGTGGTCGGCCAGCGGCATCGCGCACCACTGGGCGCTCGGCACGGGCCACCGCGTCGCCGAGCTGACGGCGGTGGCGGACCTGCTCGGCCTGGAGCTGACCGTGGTGAACCCGTGA
- a CDS encoding rhamnulokinase — translation MAAVDLGASSGRVMAGTAGPGVLSVEEVRRFPNGGIPAGPLLYWDVLGLYRETLAGIREAGPLDGVGIDSWAVDYGLLDERGALLGNPVHYRDPRTDGVPAAVAAKVSDRELYDVTGVQRLPFNTLYQLVSEGDRLDAARTMLLIPDLLNYWLTGSIGAERTNASTTQLYDVRARTWATSLASQVGIPPRLLPPLRDPGTVVGTARELSGLPVVAVGSHDTASAVVAVPASPGTNFAYISSGTWSLAGLELPEPELGDAAMAANFTNEGGVDGTIRFLRNVMGLWVLSETLRTWSTSDLPGLLRAAASSPGPASVVDIDAPEFLPPGDMPARLAAACTATGQRPPSGRAAVVRCILDSLALAYRRTLRQAASLTGRTIDVVHVVGGGARNELLCRLTADACGVPVLAGPVEAAALGNVLVQARALGEDLPDLAAMRALVRETQEVRRYEPSGEGDWAAAEARLGSRDSLGRNA, via the coding sequence GTGGCGGCCGTCGACCTCGGCGCGTCCAGCGGGCGCGTGATGGCCGGGACCGCCGGGCCCGGCGTGCTGAGCGTCGAGGAGGTGCGGCGCTTCCCGAACGGCGGAATCCCGGCGGGACCGCTGCTGTACTGGGACGTCCTGGGGCTGTACCGCGAAACTCTCGCCGGGATCCGGGAGGCCGGACCGCTCGACGGCGTCGGGATCGACTCGTGGGCCGTCGACTACGGGCTGCTGGACGAGCGGGGCGCGCTGCTCGGCAACCCCGTCCACTACCGCGATCCGCGGACGGACGGAGTCCCCGCCGCGGTGGCCGCGAAGGTCTCCGACCGCGAGCTCTACGACGTCACCGGGGTGCAGCGGCTGCCGTTCAACACGCTGTACCAGCTGGTGTCCGAAGGCGACCGGCTCGACGCGGCGCGGACGATGCTGCTGATCCCGGACCTGCTGAACTACTGGCTCACGGGGTCGATCGGCGCCGAGCGCACGAATGCGTCGACCACGCAGCTCTACGACGTGCGCGCGCGGACCTGGGCGACCTCGCTCGCTTCGCAGGTCGGGATCCCGCCCCGGCTGCTGCCGCCCCTGCGCGATCCCGGCACGGTGGTCGGCACGGCTCGCGAACTGTCCGGGCTGCCGGTGGTCGCGGTGGGCTCGCACGACACGGCGTCCGCGGTGGTCGCCGTGCCCGCCTCGCCGGGGACGAACTTCGCGTACATCTCGTCGGGTACGTGGTCGCTGGCCGGGCTGGAGCTGCCCGAACCCGAACTCGGCGACGCGGCCATGGCGGCGAACTTCACCAACGAGGGCGGCGTCGACGGCACGATCCGCTTCCTGCGCAACGTGATGGGCCTGTGGGTGCTGTCGGAGACGCTGCGGACGTGGTCCACTTCGGACCTTCCCGGCCTGCTTCGCGCCGCGGCGTCGTCGCCCGGGCCGGCGTCGGTCGTCGACATCGACGCCCCGGAGTTCCTGCCACCGGGCGACATGCCGGCGCGTCTTGCGGCCGCCTGCACGGCGACGGGCCAGCGACCGCCGTCCGGCCGGGCCGCGGTGGTCCGGTGCATCTTGGACAGCCTGGCCCTGGCGTACCGCCGCACGCTCCGCCAGGCGGCTTCGCTGACCGGCCGCACCATCGACGTCGTCCACGTCGTCGGCGGCGGCGCGCGCAACGAGCTGCTGTGCCGGTTGACGGCGGACGCGTGTGGCGTGCCGGTCCTGGCCGGCCCGGTCGAGGCGGCGGCGCTGGGGAATGTGCTGGTCCAGGCCCGGGCGCTGGGGGAGGATCTCCCCGACCTGGCGGCGATGCGCGCGCTGGTGCGCGAGACGCAGGAGGTCCGCCGCTACGAGCCGTCCGGCGAGGGCGACTGGGCCGCGGCGGAGGCCCGGCTGGGCAGCCGGGACTCCCTTGGCCGCAACGCCTAG
- a CDS encoding DsbA family protein has protein sequence MKTVDFWFDPVCPWAWIASRWLLEVEEVREVRTRFHVFSLALHNEGREVDAWYRGWLDERWGPARVALAAARTHGDEVLRDLYTAMGTRFHRDKAPVSRETLLAALAAVDLPASLADAADSADLDSALREGNRAALDPIGEDLGVPAIHVDGTAFFGPVVSPVPRGEEAGRLWDGVLLVTGTPGFFELKRGRSSPVTS, from the coding sequence GTGAAAACTGTTGACTTCTGGTTCGACCCCGTGTGCCCGTGGGCGTGGATCGCGTCGCGCTGGCTGCTGGAAGTGGAGGAGGTGCGCGAGGTCCGGACGCGGTTCCACGTGTTCAGCCTGGCGCTGCACAACGAAGGCCGCGAAGTGGACGCCTGGTACCGCGGCTGGCTCGACGAGCGCTGGGGCCCCGCGCGCGTCGCGCTGGCTGCCGCGCGGACGCACGGCGACGAGGTGCTGCGCGATCTCTACACCGCGATGGGGACGCGCTTCCACCGTGACAAGGCGCCGGTCTCACGCGAAACTCTGCTGGCCGCGCTGGCCGCCGTCGACCTGCCCGCCTCGCTGGCGGACGCAGCGGACTCGGCGGACCTCGACTCCGCTCTGCGCGAGGGCAACCGCGCGGCGCTCGACCCGATCGGCGAGGACCTCGGCGTCCCGGCGATCCACGTCGACGGCACCGCGTTCTTCGGGCCGGTCGTCAGCCCGGTCCCGCGCGGCGAGGAAGCCGGGCGGCTGTGGGACGGCGTGCTGCTCGTGACCGGCACCCCGGGGTTCTTCGAGCTGAAGCGCGGCCGCAGCAGCCCGGTGACGAGCTAG
- a CDS encoding response regulator transcription factor has translation MTIRLLLADDQELVRQALCALLSLEDDFEVVASVGRGDEVVAAAREHRPDVALLDIEMPGLDGLSAAAVLAAQVPDCRVVMLTTFGRAGYLRRAMDAGAAGFVVKDAPADVLADAIRRVRTGERVVDPALAVATLAAGESPLTARERDVLVTARTGATVAEIASRLYLSEGTVRNYVSAAITKTGARNRVEAVRIADERGWL, from the coding sequence GTGACCATCCGCCTGCTGCTCGCCGACGACCAGGAGCTGGTCCGCCAGGCGCTGTGCGCGCTGCTGTCGCTGGAGGACGACTTCGAGGTGGTCGCGTCCGTCGGCCGCGGCGACGAGGTCGTCGCGGCGGCGCGCGAACACCGGCCCGACGTCGCGCTGCTGGACATCGAAATGCCAGGCCTCGACGGCCTTTCCGCCGCGGCGGTGCTCGCCGCGCAGGTGCCGGACTGCCGGGTCGTCATGCTCACGACGTTCGGGCGGGCCGGCTACCTGCGCCGCGCGATGGACGCGGGCGCCGCCGGGTTCGTCGTGAAGGACGCCCCGGCCGACGTCCTGGCCGACGCAATCCGCCGCGTGCGGACCGGCGAGCGCGTGGTGGACCCGGCCCTGGCCGTGGCCACGCTGGCCGCGGGCGAGTCGCCGCTGACCGCGCGCGAGCGGGACGTGCTCGTCACCGCCCGGACCGGCGCCACGGTCGCCGAGATCGCGTCGCGGCTCTACCTGTCCGAAGGCACGGTCCGGAACTACGTCTCGGCGGCGATCACCAAGACCGGCGCCCGCAACCGCGTCGAGGCGGTGCGGATCGCGGACGAGCGCGGCTGGCTCTGA
- a CDS encoding sensor histidine kinase, translating to METTEPADVQRWVRGWRVMVLDAGMLVYPAVTVPGVLQHSTGRAAAAGCVIVAAFVVCYVLAARAAAQRAPRRFWPLLGVLAVLFAAALPFAHAEAFFLAAVVVSLAVPRLPRHSGALVVVVALAALVLPWVAWGTAGWTQAVALVFTVLVVHAFAEAVRANAALVEARAEVARLASEAERTRIARDLHDLLGHSLTAITVKSTLARRLVDADATRAGEEMTAVETLARQALTDVRAAVSGYREVTLAGELARGRELLRACGVTADLPTATDVVDPARQELFGWVVREGLTNVARHARATRCTVTLSESTVEVVDDGVGGTPEEGSGLAGLRERVKAAGGQFRAGPVRPRGWRLRVTL from the coding sequence CGGCCGACGTGCAGCGCTGGGTGCGCGGCTGGCGGGTGATGGTGCTCGACGCGGGCATGCTCGTCTACCCGGCGGTGACCGTGCCCGGCGTGCTGCAGCACTCGACCGGGCGCGCCGCGGCCGCCGGGTGCGTGATCGTCGCCGCCTTCGTGGTCTGCTACGTCCTCGCGGCGCGCGCTGCGGCCCAGCGGGCGCCGCGGCGGTTCTGGCCACTGCTGGGGGTGTTGGCCGTCCTGTTCGCCGCCGCACTCCCCTTCGCCCACGCCGAGGCGTTCTTCCTCGCCGCGGTCGTCGTGTCCCTCGCCGTGCCGCGGCTTCCGCGTCATTCCGGCGCGCTCGTGGTCGTCGTGGCGCTCGCGGCGCTGGTGCTCCCGTGGGTGGCGTGGGGCACCGCGGGGTGGACGCAGGCGGTCGCGCTCGTGTTCACCGTGCTGGTCGTCCACGCCTTCGCCGAGGCGGTCCGGGCCAACGCCGCGCTCGTCGAAGCCCGGGCCGAGGTCGCGCGGCTGGCGTCCGAGGCCGAGCGGACCCGGATCGCCCGCGACCTGCACGACCTGCTCGGCCACTCGCTCACCGCGATCACCGTCAAGAGCACCCTGGCCCGGCGGCTCGTGGACGCCGACGCCACCCGGGCGGGCGAGGAGATGACCGCGGTCGAGACACTCGCCCGCCAGGCGCTGACGGACGTGCGCGCGGCGGTGTCGGGCTACCGGGAGGTCACCCTCGCCGGCGAGCTCGCGCGCGGTCGCGAGCTGCTGCGCGCGTGCGGCGTCACGGCCGACCTGCCGACCGCGACCGACGTCGTGGACCCGGCGCGGCAGGAGCTGTTCGGGTGGGTGGTCCGCGAAGGGCTCACCAACGTCGCCCGGCACGCCCGCGCGACCCGGTGCACGGTCACCCTTTCGGAGTCCACTGTGGAGGTTGTCGATGACGGCGTCGGCGGCACGCCCGAGGAGGGCTCCGGCCTGGCCGGGCTGCGCGAACGCGTCAAGGCCGCCGGCGGGCAGTTCCGCGCCGGACCGGTCCGGCCGCGCGGCTGGCGGCTGCGGGTGACGCTGTGA